Sequence from the Bacillus sp. es.036 genome:
CGAAAATTAACTCCTTCTTTCTTCGCGATTGACTTCCAATCTGGTCGATATGGATGGCTTAACCCGATCAAACAGCAGAAACTAGTTTGAACAAACTCCTACTATTTTAGTAGACGTTATTGTATAATCATTACGGGTTGTAGTACACTATTGGAAGAGAAAGAATAAGGAGGAAATCTAGAATGTGGTGGATGTACACGCTTGTGGGCGTGCTAGCGTTGATTGCTGGAGTAGCACTTGGCTTTTTTATTGCCCGCAAATATATGATGGACTATTTAAAGAAGAATCCCCCTATTAATGAAAACATGCTTCGTGTAATGATGATGCAAATGGGGCAGAAACCTTCTCAGAAGAAGATTAATCAGATGATGAAGGCTATGAATAGTCAAATGACGAACAACGATAAATAGCGTAATGGCACTCTGTTAGCAGAGTGCTTTTTGTATGGAGTAATTTTGGTTGACGGGTCTAATTGGTGTGATGGTATGATAGATTAGACTATAAAAAATCAGGAAGTGTTTACATGACAATGAAAAAGTTAGTAGTAGCAACTGGACTTTCGTTTGCGCTTTTAGCCGGATGTCAGGCTGGAGATGAAGAGCAAACGTCTAACGAGCCGCAGAATCAAGCGGAGAACGGTGGACAAACGAATAACAACTCCACAACTAATTATGGAAATGCCAGCGATAATCAAGAGAACGATAGCCAGAAAGAAAATCAAGAGAGCAATAAAGAGCAGGATCAACAAAGTGACGATAAAGAGAGAGCAGCAGCCTATCCGACGATGGCTGAAACAGTCGAGAAAAATGGTGAGAATCAAACGGTCACAAATCCAGACAGCATTTATGTTGTTGCTAATAAAGAACGTAATCTACCTTCTGACTTTGTTCCGAAAAATCTTGTGGAACCAGACGTCTCTACATATGCCCCTGAAGGTGATCCGAAGCGTTTGATGGTAGAAGAAGCTGCCAGAGCGCTTGAACAAATGTTTAAAGGTGCAAAAGAAGATGGCTATGAGTTAAAAGCTGTTTCAGGTTATCGCTCCTATGAGCGCCAGGAAGCTATTTTTGCTTATAATGCTGAGCAGCGTGGAGAAGAAGTAGCGAACCAGGTAAGTGCACAGGCGGGACAGAGTGAACATCAGACGGGATTAACGATGGATATTAGCACACCTTCCCTTGGAAGCTCTCTTACTGAAGAGTTTGGTAACACACCAGAAGGGAAGTGGGTAGCGGAGCATGCGCATGAATATGGCTTCATTGTTCGTTACTTAAAAGGGAAAGAGGATATTACCGGATATCAATATGAGCCATGGCACGTTCGCTATGTCGGGAAAGAAGCGGCAGCTGATGTTCATGAGGCTGGCGTTACGCTTGAAGAATTTTTCTCTGAAGAAAAATAGTTATGGAATGTTCATAGTTTGAATAAGATAAATCGTTTAAAATAAAGGTTGAAAAGGTAACCACATGCACATGATAAGATCATGCATTAGACAGGGAGTAATTCAATGGCAGATTTGAACTTGTTTTTAGCGTTCGGTGCCGGCTTTTTATCATTTATCTCACCGTGTGTACTACCGCTTTACCCGGCGTTCATTTCTTACATCACAGGGGTTTCTGTGGATGACCTGAAAGAAGAACGTGGTATGATGCAAAAGAGAGCCATATTTCATACGATTTTCTTCCTAATTGGGTTTTCGATTATTTTCCTAGTGTTAGGAATGTCAACGTCCCTTGTTGGGAATTTGTTCATTCAGTACAAAGAGCTTCTACGTCAAGTGGGTGCCATTTTAATTGTGGTGTTTGGACTTGTTGTTGTTGGTTTTTGGACTCCGAACTTTTTAATGAAAGACCGTCGCTTAAAAATCCGCAACCGTCCATCTGGTTTTATTGGTTCTATTTTAATCGGAATGGGGTTTGCGGCAGGCTGGACGCCTTGTACAGGCCCGATTTTGGCAGCTGTTATTGCTCTCGGTGTTTCTAATCCTGGAGCTGGACTCATGTACATGGTAGCGTATACGCTTGGTTTTTCCGTGCCATTTTTCATTTTGTCCTTTTTTATCGGCAAAATGCAATGGATTAAGAGAAATAGCCGATTGATTATGAAGACTGGCGGGTATTTAATGATTGTCATGGGCGTTTTGCTTTACTTTAACTTCATGACAATGTTTACATCATTCCTTGTAAATAACCTGTTTGGTGGCTTTCAAGGATTCTAATTAAGAAAGGATGCGTTGGTTTGAAAGGAACAAATGACCTTATACTTAAAACGACGACAACCATTATCGTCTTTATTATTCTAGGATTTTCGATTTACTTATTTTTCGCAGGTCATAATGCACCGGGCGGGGGCTTTATTGGAGGTCTTATGACTGCCGGAGCATTGGTTCTTCTGTATATCTCATATGGTTTTAAAACCATGAAGAGAGTGATACGGATTGACTTTAAGAACTTTATTCCGATCGGTTTATTGATCGCCGTTCTTACGGGAGTAGGTTCGTTCATTTTTGGTCAACCCTTCCTAAGTCAAACGGATGCTTATTTTGAGTTACCGATTCTTGGACATTCTCACCTTGCGACCGCAATGCTATTTGATCTTGGCGTTTATTTCACTGTTGTTGGGGTAACAATGACGATTATTTTAAGTATTGCAGCCGATGAAGGAGAAGAGGAGCTTTCCAAATTAAATGGGTAGGGAAGAAAGAACGGTGGAATGCCGTTCTTTTTTTCGTGAGCTTGTATTTTTAGTCTCTTCCACATACAATGGAAATGATGGGTAGTACGGTATAGGTGAGGGATGAGTATATGCTGATTTTAAGTACAGTTGTAGGAGCGATGATGGCTCTTGCGATGGTAGTAATCAGGTTGAAAGCTTCAAAAAAACCTGCAACGATAAGGAAAATTATACTTCCGCCGTTTTTTATGGCGACCGGTTTTTTTATGTTTGTCGTTCCAGATGCGAGGGTTCCGTGGTACGAAGCAATTGAAGCGCTATCAGTAGGCGCAGCGTTTTCGCTGTTGTTAATTCGTACGTCGAAGTTTGAAATTAAAGATAATCAGATCTATTTAACTCGTTCAAAGGCATTTGCGTTTATTCTGATTGGATTACTATTAGTTCGGATTATTTTCAAACTAATCATTGGAGAGTCTATACCAGTTCTTCAGACGAGCTCGCTTTTCTTTGTGTTGGCATTTGGAATGATTGTACCGTGGCGAATCTCAATGTATTATCAGTTTAAGAAAACAGAGCGAAGTAGAACGCATGGAACAACACTTCATCAAACATTACTATAAAAAAACTCGTTTAGCTTAAGCTAAACGAGTTTTTTTATTGAAGCAAATGATGATAAGGGGTCATATCGATTCGCTTTTCATCCAGTTTTTTTACGAGCCACTTATGATCTCGTTTCGGAGTCGCGATAATGTACCCCCGAATGATTAGATCTTGAGACATGTTTTTTGCTTTTTCTCTTAGCGCAAGCTCACCTATTGTTCCTGCAATTTTATACTTCGCAATATCTCGAAACAATTCAGGTACGGGCGAGACCAATTCATCTAAAAGTTTCTTTTGATCGCTGCTCCACATATGCTTCGTTTGTTCAATATAGTGTTCTTGCCAGTCGAGAATAGACTTGCCATCTTCTTTAGGAAGGCGTTTTAAAAACTTCCGGAACATAAAGAATCCACCGATTGCGATCAATGAAATTAAGATTACTGTCCATCCGACGATAAACCACTGGAACCATCCTGCCAACGCACTCACCTCATGGCATCATAATGTAATTGGTTGAATACGGTCACATTATACGCCGAAAGCGCTTTTTAATCAAGAGGTAGCGGGTTAGTTTGACGGGCCAAGAAATTAGAGTTTCATCATCCTGAAACTAGATGGGAAATTCACTAGCAATCTGGATGAGGGTGGATTGGTAAATTCAAGTAGATCAACGCTCTTGAATGTGTAATTAAGATATTCTTGCATTTCAATTTTGACTTTCAAGCATACATCAAAATATTGTCTTTGCTAAGAAGAGGGGAGGGGAGTGACAGCAACACAGGTAGCATCAACAATATTAGCAGGTTCTATTGGAAGAGTAGCGGGATCAATCGATAGCCTTATTGTGTTATAAAAAATGTTGTGCAGTCGATGTAGTTTTGATGGTGGAGGAAATGCTTGAAAAGATTCCTGTCATGTAAAAATACATCCGGTTTATCAAGACAAGTTTACAATTTTTACGATATGTAAACTGATTAAAAATGAAAATGTAAGAGAGAGAATAGTGAGGAAAAGTTGTGAACGTTATAAGCTGAATAGATCGAAAGAAATCTCGTCATAAATAATGTGTCCCAGCCAGAAATGACTGACAGAATAAATGTTGGGGGAGCAGGTTATTTTTGCAGACCGATTTGTGAAGCGACGATCATCTTGCAAATGATTGAAGTTTAATTGGCGGGACTGTGTGGGAATCGAACCCACCGAAGACGGCACGCGCCTCCCAGGCGGTTTTGAAGACCGTGGCACTCACCAGACGTACAACCAGCCCCGAAATATAATGTACTTCTAATATAGTAACTGAATGAATAGAAATATTCAACGCAAGTGCTCAAATTGATTATTTCAGAAAAATAAATAGTAAACTTTGTAGTAAAGTTTTACTTTAAGGAAATTGTGCAGTTCCTTTTAGTAGAAGGTTGTCGAATAAAGTCCTATTGCAATATAAGTAGTTCGTTCTTTTGTGAAAATCGACAAAAATCGTTTTGTTTTATGAAATTCGAGTTTTCGACAAATTAACCAATAGAACAGTTTTCTATAACGAACTGATACAGTTTATAGAGTGATACAGGTCATAAATGAAGCTATAACAGTTTTGGCTGTGGATAGCTGTGAATAACTTTATCTTCATGCAGGATTGAATAAATATACAGGGGTGCATAAAAGGAAATTTCACTATTTTCTTAAACACAATGGTTTAAATTTGCATCCTGTACCTACATTTATTACTGTTAATAGGAGATGACAGGTGATAGGCAGGTGTAAGCATGAACTATTATACGATTGGACTAGCGGGGCACATTGACCATGGAAAAACGACATTAACAGGCGCATTAACAGGCGTTGACACAGATCGGTTGAAAGAAGAGAAGGAACGCAACATTTCCATTGAACCAGGATTCGCACCGTTTCAACTATCTGATGATATGAAAGTGTCCATCATTGATGTTCCGGGTCATGAACGATTTATCCGCCAAATGATTGCTGGGGTTGCTGGGATTGATCTAGTTGTTCCAGTTGTCGCTGCTGATGAAGGAGTGATGCCACAAACGCGAGAACATCTTGAAATTTTATCGCTTCTAGGTATACAGCGGTCGATTATTGCAATCACAAAAGCGGATATGGTGGAGGAAGACATGCTTTCTCTCGTGCAGGAAGATATTCTTGAATACATAAAAGGAACCGGGTTTGAGGGATCAAAGATTCATATCGTTGATGGCAAAAGTGGAAGAGGCGTTGCTGAGCTTAAGGATAGCCTTCACTCTTTTCTTATCAACACACCTTCAAGAAATAAAGCTGGAGCACTGAGGTTACCAATTGATCAAGTGTTTACTTTACAAGGCCACGGCACGATTGCACGAGGAACGATTTTTGATGGAGAGCTAAAAGAAGGAGAACTTGTTACACTACTTCCTGATCGCTTAGAAGCGCGAGTAAGACAAATACAAACGCACAGTACAAAAGTGGAGCAAGCTTTTGCGGGCGAACGAGTTGCGGTAAACCTGACAGGACCAGATCGACAACAGATGGTTCGGGGACAAGTCATTGTTAATTCCAATTACTATCCTGTTACGTCGACCATTGATCTTTCATTTACGAAAGCTCTTACGATGTCTCATGACTTGAAACAGCGAGCTGAAGTAACGGTACACATTGGAACGGCGGAGGTAAGAGGAACGATCGTCTTCTTCGATCGCAATACGCTTGAGGCCGGGAATCGAGAAGAACTCTTCTGCCAGATTCGACTCCATGAACCTATTACCGCTAAAAAAGGGGATCGCGTTATCGTGAGACGTCCTTCACCGGTTGAAACAATTGGTGGCGGCAGTATTCTTAATGTGGCAGGAGAGAAATATAAATTTGGCGCTGAAACAATCGCGAAATTTGAACAAATGATGAAAGGGACACCAGCTGAACAGCTTGAGCAAATTCTTGAAGCGGAGCAACTGTTATCAAAAGAACAAGTTATGCAACAAATTGGATTAAATGAGGAAGCGTTCCGCCAGCTTGAGGATGACGATCACCTTGTCTTTATCGACGGTGGTGTGACTTCACAAAATGTTTTTACACGAGTTGTAGAAGCGATTCATAAAAATTTGCAAGCGGCACATGAACGATATCCTATGCGAAAAGGTCCACAGAAAGCGGAAGTGGTGCAGGAGTTAAAGAAAACTTATCCTAAAAAAGTAATAGATACCGTCTTGAACAATCAGCTTCAGGAAGAATTGCAACAAAAAGGGCCATATCTTTCCATGCGAGCTTTTCAGCCATCGCTGCCGGCCGCATGGAAAACGCGTATGACAAAGGTACTAAAGCATTTAGAGGAGCAAGGAGTTAACGTCTCGCCAGTAGATCGTTTAATCGATGAGGAGCAAATTCCAGATCCATATAAGACGGAGTTTAAGAACTATATGTTGGAAGAAGAGATTGCGGTTAAATTAACGGACGAGCTTTATGTGCATGATGAAAATTGGAAGCAAACCATTGCATCTTTAAAAGCGGAAACAGATCAAGCCTTTACGTTACAGGAGGCGAAAGATGTTCTTAATGTAAGTCGAAAGTATCTAGTGCCGATCCTAGAGAAGCTTGATAACGAAGGATATACCGTAAGAAAAGATCAGGAGAGATATTGGAGAGTAGAGAAATAGATTGAAACTGAGGAGTGGAGAAACATGAAAAAAGCAATTCTTTTTATAATGGTGCTTATGCTCGGTATTCTTGCGGCATGTAGCTCGAATGAGAACGAAAATGCTTCAAACGATAATAGTGAAAAAGAAGAAGGGGCCTTTACAATTGGTGTAATCCCAGTTCAAACGGAAGGTGAAATTGAAGAAGCGATGACGAAGCTTCAAGGTGAGCTTTCAGAAAAACTTGATCGTGATGTTGAAATTACAACGTTTCCTGACTATAACGGTGTTGTGGAAGCGATGAATTATGATCAAATTGATATGGCTTATTTTGGTCCGCTTACGTATGTGATTGCGCACG
This genomic interval carries:
- a CDS encoding YneF family protein is translated as MWWMYTLVGVLALIAGVALGFFIARKYMMDYLKKNPPINENMLRVMMMQMGQKPSQKKINQMMKAMNSQMTNNDK
- a CDS encoding M15 family metallopeptidase — encoded protein: MTMKKLVVATGLSFALLAGCQAGDEEQTSNEPQNQAENGGQTNNNSTTNYGNASDNQENDSQKENQESNKEQDQQSDDKERAAAYPTMAETVEKNGENQTVTNPDSIYVVANKERNLPSDFVPKNLVEPDVSTYAPEGDPKRLMVEEAARALEQMFKGAKEDGYELKAVSGYRSYERQEAIFAYNAEQRGEEVANQVSAQAGQSEHQTGLTMDISTPSLGSSLTEEFGNTPEGKWVAEHAHEYGFIVRYLKGKEDITGYQYEPWHVRYVGKEAAADVHEAGVTLEEFFSEEK
- a CDS encoding cytochrome c biogenesis protein CcdA, which gives rise to MADLNLFLAFGAGFLSFISPCVLPLYPAFISYITGVSVDDLKEERGMMQKRAIFHTIFFLIGFSIIFLVLGMSTSLVGNLFIQYKELLRQVGAILIVVFGLVVVGFWTPNFLMKDRRLKIRNRPSGFIGSILIGMGFAAGWTPCTGPILAAVIALGVSNPGAGLMYMVAYTLGFSVPFFILSFFIGKMQWIKRNSRLIMKTGGYLMIVMGVLLYFNFMTMFTSFLVNNLFGGFQGF
- a CDS encoding Na(+)/H(+) antiporter subunit B codes for the protein MKGTNDLILKTTTTIIVFIILGFSIYLFFAGHNAPGGGFIGGLMTAGALVLLYISYGFKTMKRVIRIDFKNFIPIGLLIAVLTGVGSFIFGQPFLSQTDAYFELPILGHSHLATAMLFDLGVYFTVVGVTMTIILSIAADEGEEELSKLNG
- a CDS encoding CcdC family protein; the protein is MLILSTVVGAMMALAMVVIRLKASKKPATIRKIILPPFFMATGFFMFVVPDARVPWYEAIEALSVGAAFSLLLIRTSKFEIKDNQIYLTRSKAFAFILIGLLLVRIIFKLIIGESIPVLQTSSLFFVLAFGMIVPWRISMYYQFKKTERSRTHGTTLHQTLL
- a CDS encoding DUF2621 domain-containing protein, yielding MAGWFQWFIVGWTVILISLIAIGGFFMFRKFLKRLPKEDGKSILDWQEHYIEQTKHMWSSDQKKLLDELVSPVPELFRDIAKYKIAGTIGELALREKAKNMSQDLIIRGYIIATPKRDHKWLVKKLDEKRIDMTPYHHLLQ
- the selB gene encoding selenocysteine-specific translation elongation factor encodes the protein MNYYTIGLAGHIDHGKTTLTGALTGVDTDRLKEEKERNISIEPGFAPFQLSDDMKVSIIDVPGHERFIRQMIAGVAGIDLVVPVVAADEGVMPQTREHLEILSLLGIQRSIIAITKADMVEEDMLSLVQEDILEYIKGTGFEGSKIHIVDGKSGRGVAELKDSLHSFLINTPSRNKAGALRLPIDQVFTLQGHGTIARGTIFDGELKEGELVTLLPDRLEARVRQIQTHSTKVEQAFAGERVAVNLTGPDRQQMVRGQVIVNSNYYPVTSTIDLSFTKALTMSHDLKQRAEVTVHIGTAEVRGTIVFFDRNTLEAGNREELFCQIRLHEPITAKKGDRVIVRRPSPVETIGGGSILNVAGEKYKFGAETIAKFEQMMKGTPAEQLEQILEAEQLLSKEQVMQQIGLNEEAFRQLEDDDHLVFIDGGVTSQNVFTRVVEAIHKNLQAAHERYPMRKGPQKAEVVQELKKTYPKKVIDTVLNNQLQEELQQKGPYLSMRAFQPSLPAAWKTRMTKVLKHLEEQGVNVSPVDRLIDEEQIPDPYKTEFKNYMLEEEIAVKLTDELYVHDENWKQTIASLKAETDQAFTLQEAKDVLNVSRKYLVPILEKLDNEGYTVRKDQERYWRVEK